Proteins from one Gossypium raimondii isolate GPD5lz chromosome 8, ASM2569854v1, whole genome shotgun sequence genomic window:
- the LOC105791227 gene encoding pyridoxal reductase, chloroplastic, with protein sequence MAMALSNSVPSACIICLSASNQFDPPSSPFKSLKPPLFWPWQKVKMGPLTVSPMGFGTWAWGNQLLWGYQPSMDSQLQQVFNLAVENGINLFDTADSYGTGRLNGQSEKLLGKFIRGFQGEKRIRDEIVIATKFAAYPWRLTSGQFVQACRASRDRMQIEQIGIGQLHWSTANYAPPQELALWNGLVAMYEKGLVKAVGVSNYGPKQLVKIHDYLKARGVPLCSAQVQFSLLSIGEDQMEIKNICDSLDIRLISYSPLGLGMLTGKYTPSRLPQGPRGLLFKQILPGLKPLLVSLREIAEKRCKTIPQVAINWCISKGTIPIPGVKTVKQAEENLGALGWRLSSSELLQLDYAAQESPQRMIQNIFQTK encoded by the exons ATGGCGATGGCTCTCTCAAACTCAGTCCCGTCAGCTTGCATTATCTGTCTCAGTGCTTCTAATCAATTCGATCCCCCATCTTCACCTTTCAAGTCTCTCAAGCCCCCTCTCTTCTGGCCATGGCAAAAG GTGAAAATGGGTCCTTTGACTGTTTCTCCAATGGGGTTTGGGACGTGGGCATGGGGAAACCAGCTTCTCTGGGGTTACCAACCTTCAATGGATTCTCAACTTCAACAGGTTTTTAATCTTGCCGTGGAGAATGGCATCAATCTTTTTGACACCGCCGATTCTTATGGGACTGGCAGACTCAACGGACAGAGTGAAAAGCTTTTAGGGAAGTTCATTAGAGGATTTCAAG GGGAAAAACGGATACGAGATGAGATTGTGATTGCCACAAAGTTTGCAGCTTACCCATGGCGTCTAACATCAGGGCAATTTGTTCAAGCTTGCAG GGCCTCTCGGGATCGAATGCAGATTGAACAAATCGGAATAGGACAATTACACTGGTCTACTGCAAACTATGCTCCCCCACAAGAGTTGGCACTTTGGAATGGTTTAGTGGCAATGTATGAGAAG GGCTTAGTTAAAGCTGTTGGAGTTAGCAATTATGGACCCAAACAGCTCGTAAAGATTCATGATTACCTTAAAGCCCGAGGAGTCCCACTCTGCTCAGCTCAG GTACAATTCTCTCTACTAAGCATTGGGGAAGATCAGATGGAGATTAAGAATATTTGTGACTCTCTTGATATCCGCTTGATTTCTTATAGTCCTCTAGGACTTGGAATGCTTACTGGGAAATATACACCTTCCCGACTTCCACAAGGGCCCAG GGGCCTTCTATTTAAGCAAATTCTTCCAGGGCTGAAGCCCTTGCTTGTTTCCTTACGAGAAATTGCAGAAAAACGGTGCAAAACCATACCACAG GTAGCAATAAACTGGTGCATCAGTAAAGGTACCATTCCAATACCTGGAGTCAAAACAGTGAAACAAGCAGAGGAAAATCTGGGTGCTCTGGGATGGCGCCTAAGTTCAAGTGAGTTGCTTCAGTTAGATTATGCAGCTCAGGAATCACCACAAAGAATGATCCAAAACATTTTCCAGACAAAGTAA